A window from Nocardioides mesophilus encodes these proteins:
- a CDS encoding DeoR/GlpR family DNA-binding transcription regulator: MLARRRHDHILEVLRTGGPTEVSALSRELGVSGATVRRDLSFLESEGMLQRVHGGAAPLGTSEPPYEIVAVDHHDAKQQVGDLAAGLVRDGDVLLVDIGTTTSHLARALRGRDVTVITSSLPVYEELADDESVELILLGGVVRRNYRSLVGFLTEQAIRQVHADVLFLSTSGVRRDGSVLDTTTVEVPVKRAMLEVAERTVLLADADKFPGKGIARVCGPGDLAAVVTEPGADAATLDCLREHGVEIITSLEAPA, from the coding sequence ATGCTCGCCCGGCGCCGCCACGACCACATCCTGGAGGTGTTGCGCACGGGTGGGCCGACCGAGGTCAGCGCCCTCTCGCGCGAGCTGGGCGTCAGCGGCGCGACGGTCCGGCGCGACCTGTCCTTCCTGGAGTCCGAGGGCATGCTCCAGCGGGTGCACGGCGGAGCCGCCCCCCTGGGCACCTCGGAGCCGCCCTACGAGATCGTCGCGGTCGACCACCACGACGCCAAGCAACAGGTGGGTGACCTGGCCGCCGGCCTGGTCCGCGACGGCGACGTGCTGCTGGTCGACATCGGCACCACCACCAGCCACCTGGCCCGCGCGCTGCGCGGCCGCGACGTCACCGTCATCACCTCCAGTCTCCCGGTCTACGAGGAGCTGGCCGACGACGAGTCCGTCGAGCTGATCCTGCTGGGCGGCGTGGTGCGCCGCAACTACCGCTCCCTGGTCGGATTCCTCACCGAGCAGGCGATCCGCCAGGTCCACGCAGACGTCCTGTTCCTCAGCACCAGCGGCGTACGCCGCGACGGCAGCGTCCTGGACACCACCACCGTCGAGGTCCCGGTCAAGCGCGCCATGCTCGAGGTCGCTGAGCGCACCGTGCTGCTGGCCGACGCCGACAAGTTCCCCGGCAAGGGCATCGCCCGGGTGTGCGGCCCCGGAGACCTGGCCGCCGTCGTCACCGAGCCCGGGGCGGACGCCGCGACGCTGGACTGCCTGCGCGAGCACGGAGTCGAGATCATCACCAGCCTGGAGGCACCGGCATGA